From Gimesia panareensis, the proteins below share one genomic window:
- a CDS encoding tetratricopeptide repeat protein, translating into MADPKVQSETSEAPVSKRRGKFVLSALVLLMVLGAVWGKTAWVNFCQWQAEKKLSDRQTDGALEWIIRAYQADAQNPRTLLIQSRVHRRNSQIEAAVADLTRLHQLTGTTDDLQREQWLVEAQVGDLQNLERNLADMLIDPRGRAADICETYVNSCMLNYRFNDAKRMLEVWQADFPQDPLPHYYRGRILEHQGGWDQAVAEFETALKLDPEHIPSAYNLARVKLAQNQVAAALKNYRICTNLQPDHAAALVGTAVCLRMQQDVETARQKLEQARQLPDAQVVKDFRSVGDPVYVARSAILLEQGQLELAAGNYDQAVTHLKEALQRSPKDRKARLALANALRGQGKLDAAQEQLKIVEETQEAIKRLDECFDQLQLDLNNADLRAEIGSIFLKYISEDQGVVWLKNALYYDSENQLAKQTLSEYYEKQQIPPDQSSTQ; encoded by the coding sequence ATGGCAGACCCCAAGGTACAATCTGAAACGAGCGAAGCTCCCGTCAGTAAACGACGTGGAAAGTTCGTGCTGTCTGCCCTGGTTTTGCTGATGGTTCTCGGTGCAGTCTGGGGCAAGACCGCGTGGGTCAATTTCTGTCAGTGGCAAGCGGAGAAAAAACTCTCAGACCGTCAAACGGATGGGGCACTGGAATGGATCATCAGGGCATACCAGGCTGACGCGCAGAATCCGCGAACCTTACTGATTCAGTCACGCGTCCATCGCCGCAACAGTCAGATTGAAGCTGCGGTAGCAGATTTGACCAGGCTGCATCAGCTGACCGGCACGACCGACGATCTGCAGCGGGAACAGTGGCTGGTCGAAGCACAGGTGGGCGATCTGCAGAATCTGGAACGAAATCTGGCAGATATGCTGATCGATCCGCGGGGAAGAGCGGCTGACATCTGTGAGACTTATGTCAACAGCTGCATGTTGAACTACCGTTTTAATGATGCGAAACGCATGCTCGAAGTCTGGCAGGCGGATTTTCCTCAAGACCCGTTACCCCATTATTATCGCGGACGGATTCTGGAACATCAGGGAGGCTGGGATCAGGCGGTCGCAGAATTTGAAACAGCTTTAAAACTCGATCCGGAGCACATTCCTTCCGCCTACAATCTGGCACGCGTCAAACTGGCACAAAACCAGGTCGCAGCTGCGCTCAAGAATTACCGCATCTGCACGAACCTTCAACCAGATCATGCTGCCGCCCTGGTGGGAACTGCTGTCTGTCTCAGGATGCAACAGGATGTGGAAACGGCGCGTCAAAAACTGGAGCAGGCACGGCAGCTCCCGGATGCCCAGGTCGTGAAAGATTTCCGCAGTGTGGGAGATCCCGTGTATGTGGCACGGAGTGCGATTCTCCTCGAACAGGGGCAGCTCGAACTGGCAGCGGGGAACTATGACCAGGCGGTAACTCATCTCAAGGAAGCCCTGCAGCGCAGTCCGAAAGATCGCAAGGCCCGGCTGGCCCTGGCGAACGCGTTGCGTGGTCAGGGCAAACTGGATGCAGCCCAGGAACAACTCAAGATCGTGGAAGAGACACAGGAAGCCATCAAACGTCTGGATGAATGCTTCGATCAGCTGCAGCTGGATCTGAATAATGCCGACCTGCGTGCTGAAATTGGATCAATCTTTTTAAAATACATCTCAGAAGATCAGGGAGTCGTCTGGCTCAAAAATGCGCTGTACTATGATTCAGAAAATCAGCTGGCGAAACAGACCCTGTCAGAGTATTATGAAAAACAACAAATCCCGCCTGACCAGTCTTCAACACAATAG
- a CDS encoding efflux RND transporter permease subunit, which yields MLNAIIRFSLKQRHLTLAFSLFLIGFGTWQAFSMAIDVFPNLNRPRVVVMTEAPGMAPEEVESLITFPLETTLNGATGVQAVRSSSGVGISVIYVEFEWGTDIYNDRQVVNERLQLVNDRLPEGIKPQLAPISSIMGQIMMLGMWSEDDKTSPLEVRTLADWVVRQRLLTIPGVSQVFTMGGGRKQFQVLVNPDALIKYGVTLHDVQKACQESNLNTTGGYLDEQGPDEFLVRALGRIQTLDDLKKVVVTRQKGRPIVLSQIATVTEGAQVKRGDSSAYIKQKDGSFTGGPAVVLTVNKQPNADTRRVTNDVLKALEELKPSLPEGIRIQPELYSQKSFIDRSIENVIEALRDGGILVVIILFLFLMNFRTTFITLTAIPLSIAITAIIFAVFGLSINTMTLGGLAVAIGELVDDAIVDVENIFRRLQENRYRQDPKPTLLVVFQASCEIRNSIVFGTVIVVLVFLPLFALSGMEGRLFTPLGVAYIVSILSSLLVSLTLTPVLSYWLLGKKFGSPVKNPEETTGNENSHKDGPLLRFLKWGAGLVIGFSIRFSKPLLMLGIIGVLIAGLFLMQLERDFLPPFNEGVAQLNVVLPPGTSLRKSNEISETVMDRLKQIKGVAAFSRRTGRAELDEHAEGVNVSEYIISFDPESGQSREEVLEDIRHSMEAIPGIVISVEQPLAHLISHMISGVKAQVGIKIYGEDLTILRTTAKKMGAAMRSVPGVTDVLVEPQVEIDQLQIKLNRDKLKLYGLTPAYVNEYIQTAMNGMVVSQVLQGQRTFDLLIRMDEQYREDREILKRLTINLPDGTTTPLSSVAEITDSSGPNTINREKVQKRIIVQCNVSGRGLVDVVQDIQAKQKPIIEKLPAGYFVEYSGQFENQQTASRLISILFVVSMLGVFLVLFTMFHSVNFSLQVMAALPMAFIGSVIALVVTGQTLTIAAMVGFISLGGIASRNGILLLNHYLHLVKYEGESWTREMIIRAGQERLAPVLMTALTSGIGLVPLALAQGEAGKEILYPVATVIIGGLLSSTILEFFIRPALFWSFGREAGARIVELGIEDIPLIEEREEQAESATH from the coding sequence ATGCTCAATGCTATCATACGTTTTTCTCTGAAACAGCGGCATCTGACGCTGGCCTTCTCCCTGTTCCTGATCGGATTCGGGACCTGGCAGGCGTTCAGCATGGCCATCGATGTGTTTCCCAACCTTAATCGCCCGCGGGTAGTGGTGATGACGGAAGCACCGGGGATGGCTCCCGAAGAAGTTGAATCGCTGATTACCTTTCCCCTGGAAACAACGCTCAACGGTGCCACAGGCGTGCAGGCCGTACGCAGTTCCTCCGGTGTGGGGATCTCGGTGATCTATGTGGAATTTGAATGGGGAACCGATATCTATAACGACCGGCAGGTCGTCAACGAACGTCTGCAACTGGTCAATGATCGGCTACCCGAAGGAATTAAACCACAGCTGGCGCCGATCTCATCCATCATGGGACAGATCATGATGCTGGGGATGTGGAGCGAAGATGACAAAACCTCGCCTCTGGAAGTCCGGACCCTGGCAGACTGGGTCGTCCGTCAGCGGCTGTTGACGATTCCCGGCGTGTCCCAGGTCTTTACGATGGGGGGCGGGCGGAAACAGTTCCAGGTGCTGGTGAATCCGGATGCACTCATCAAGTATGGCGTCACCCTACACGATGTCCAGAAAGCCTGCCAGGAGAGTAATCTGAATACAACGGGTGGGTACCTGGATGAGCAGGGGCCTGATGAATTTCTGGTACGCGCCCTGGGCCGCATTCAGACGCTGGATGACCTGAAAAAAGTCGTGGTGACCAGGCAGAAAGGGCGGCCCATCGTGCTCTCTCAGATTGCTACGGTGACCGAAGGCGCCCAGGTGAAGCGGGGAGACAGTTCGGCTTACATCAAGCAGAAAGACGGCAGCTTTACCGGCGGACCTGCGGTGGTACTGACCGTCAATAAACAACCCAATGCGGATACGCGGCGGGTCACTAACGATGTGCTGAAAGCACTGGAGGAACTCAAGCCCTCATTGCCTGAGGGTATTCGGATTCAGCCGGAACTGTATTCACAGAAATCGTTCATCGATCGTTCGATTGAGAATGTGATCGAGGCCCTGCGAGACGGGGGCATCCTGGTGGTGATTATCCTGTTCCTGTTCCTGATGAATTTCCGTACCACGTTTATCACACTGACGGCCATTCCGCTGTCGATTGCCATTACGGCAATTATTTTTGCGGTCTTCGGGTTGTCGATTAATACTATGACCCTGGGGGGGCTGGCAGTTGCCATTGGTGAACTGGTGGATGATGCGATTGTCGACGTGGAAAATATTTTCCGCAGGTTACAGGAGAACCGCTACCGCCAGGATCCGAAGCCGACGCTCCTGGTCGTATTCCAGGCCAGTTGCGAAATCCGGAATTCGATTGTTTTCGGGACCGTGATCGTGGTCCTGGTCTTTCTGCCTCTGTTTGCCTTGTCGGGCATGGAAGGCCGCTTATTCACTCCCCTGGGGGTGGCTTATATCGTTTCAATTCTGTCGTCTCTGCTGGTGTCGCTGACCCTGACTCCCGTTCTGTCATACTGGCTGCTCGGAAAGAAATTCGGGTCTCCGGTCAAGAACCCGGAGGAGACCACCGGCAACGAAAATTCTCACAAGGATGGTCCGCTGCTCCGTTTCCTGAAATGGGGGGCGGGACTCGTGATCGGCTTCAGTATCCGGTTCTCCAAGCCTTTGCTGATGCTGGGCATCATCGGCGTGCTGATCGCGGGGCTGTTCCTCATGCAGCTCGAACGGGACTTTCTGCCTCCCTTCAATGAAGGGGTAGCCCAACTGAACGTGGTGCTGCCACCGGGAACCTCACTGCGGAAATCGAATGAAATTTCTGAAACCGTGATGGACCGTCTGAAGCAGATCAAAGGTGTCGCTGCCTTTTCCCGTCGAACCGGACGGGCGGAACTCGACGAACATGCGGAAGGAGTGAATGTCTCCGAATACATCATCTCCTTCGATCCGGAGTCCGGGCAGAGCCGAGAGGAAGTCCTGGAAGATATCCGGCATTCCATGGAAGCCATTCCTGGGATTGTGATCTCGGTAGAACAACCGCTGGCACACCTGATTTCTCATATGATCTCCGGGGTCAAGGCGCAGGTCGGGATCAAAATCTATGGGGAAGATCTGACGATCTTGCGGACAACGGCAAAGAAAATGGGAGCCGCGATGCGTTCGGTGCCCGGCGTGACCGATGTGCTCGTGGAGCCACAGGTGGAGATTGACCAGCTGCAGATTAAACTGAACCGGGATAAACTCAAGTTGTATGGACTGACCCCCGCTTACGTGAATGAATACATTCAGACCGCGATGAACGGCATGGTCGTTTCTCAGGTCCTGCAGGGGCAGCGTACCTTCGATCTGTTGATCCGGATGGACGAACAATACCGTGAGGACCGGGAGATATTAAAACGCTTGACGATCAATTTGCCTGATGGCACTACGACGCCGTTGTCTTCCGTGGCAGAGATTACCGATTCATCCGGTCCGAATACGATCAATCGGGAAAAGGTTCAGAAGCGGATCATCGTGCAGTGTAATGTGTCCGGTCGCGGGCTGGTTGACGTGGTGCAGGACATTCAGGCGAAACAGAAGCCGATTATCGAAAAACTCCCCGCGGGTTATTTTGTGGAATACAGCGGGCAGTTTGAGAATCAGCAGACTGCTTCCCGACTGATTTCGATCCTGTTTGTGGTTTCAATGCTGGGCGTCTTTCTGGTGCTGTTTACAATGTTCCACTCCGTGAATTTTTCTCTACAGGTGATGGCGGCACTGCCGATGGCCTTTATCGGTTCCGTGATCGCCCTGGTGGTGACGGGACAGACCCTGACCATCGCGGCGATGGTTGGTTTTATTTCTCTGGGCGGCATCGCTTCCCGCAATGGGATTCTGCTGCTCAACCACTATCTGCATCTGGTGAAATACGAAGGGGAAAGCTGGACGCGCGAGATGATTATCCGGGCGGGGCAGGAGCGTCTGGCACCAGTGTTGATGACCGCGCTGACGTCCGGCATCGGTCTGGTGCCCCTGGCTCTGGCGCAGGGAGAAGCGGGTAAGGAAATCCTGTACCCGGTGGCTACGGTGATCATTGGTGGTCTGCTCAGTAGTACGATTCTGGAATTCTTCATCCGGCCTGCTTTGTTCTGGAGCTTTGGTCGTGAGGCAGGCGCCCGGATTGTCGAACTGGGAATTGAAGATATTCCACTGATTGAAGAACGGGAGGAACAGGCAGAATCTGCCACCCATTAA